From the Cervus elaphus chromosome 20, mCerEla1.1, whole genome shotgun sequence genome, one window contains:
- the LOC122677653 gene encoding Holliday junction recognition protein isoform X1 has translation MEGEVLAEDELLRKLRDSRCRFQRRMQQLIEKYNQPFEDGPVVQMSTLTYRTPQGLRIWGGRLVKSSSTGHMQVSPVKTDGRTEGPVQVPARDLELSPPDTPADDSKSSDADTTFFQEEVIAGNLMPAVPWSPSKNELRRKYLTQVDILLQDEGCLECAGYREGKDTHVTLAPSLASPTRPAQGYCGDVSEDSPGGPLQLPPSPREGDASHSCSAGLAVVPRGDGIPLQGTGGEAEDVCNATLSDLYAGMLHSMSRLLGARPSCIISTKTLIGQNWSSRRRHRCKGRMNRTSCRGGGRSRRNPQERRPTCSKPLKDAVALRDRGNLPDVSASKMGSKSGRALLKVNKPQIHTFASPWKELQEMPRKHLSLTYLDSKAVSHLDQENRFVTLKWLISPVKIASRPRILHGQAGSRFKEIEIKFDKLHQEYCLSTGKRPSLTYPPGSSAVDVYRGGPASPGSPQGLEAYGLSSPLRRSKAKRLSEAFEGLSRRSIREGSCLPKSGPFPSLSKTGPTHSPGRPEQTVDLVCPGSDLGKFQKSVPLNKAISLPRVQPLGFARDRYDDIKEKFDKLHQQYCQKSPEQTQAPSNKARAAVQYQKEGFSGKFNPDSGCRGPPSLSSSPQQSVRSPLASHTVGAPLPIDAALAAGLGHQVPTKRRRLSDPQVCGEGAGPWGFSPAGRAVPRPAEEVDS, from the exons gattgCGAATTTGGGGTGGAAGACTAGTGAAGAGTAGCAGCACAGGACACATGCAG GTCTCTCCGGTGAAGACGGATGGCAGGACAGAAGGGCCCGTGCAAGTCCCAGCCAGAGATCTCGAGCTGTCCCCGCCTGACACACCAGCCGACG ATTCAAAAAGCAGTGATGCTGATACAACTTTCTTCCAGGAAGAAGTGATTGCTGGGAACTTAATG CCTGCAGTGCCCTGGAGCCCTTCGAAAAATGAGCTGAGAAGGAAGTACTTGACGCAAGTGGATATCCTACTGCAGGATGAAGGGTGTTTGGAG TGTGCTGGTTACAGAGAGGGAAAGGACACCCATGTGACCCTGGCCCCGTCACTGGCCTCACCCACCAGACCTGCCCAGG GATACTGTGGGGATGTCTCTGAAGACAGCCCTGGTGGTCCACTCCAGCTGCCTCCATCACCCAGGGAGGGTGACGCCTCTCACTCCTGCTCAGCAGGCCTGGCCGTGGTGCCGAGGGGCGACGGCATCCCCTTACAAGGGACTGGTGGCGAGGCGGAGGACGTGTGCAACGCGACGCTCAGCGACCTGTACGcgggcatgctgcactccatgagcCGGCTGCTGGGCGCCAGGCCCTCCTGCATCATCTCCACCAAGACGCTCATCGGCCAGAACTGGAGCTCCAGGCGGAGGCACAGGTGTAAGGGCAGAATGAATAGAACGAGCTGCCGAGGAGGAGGGCGCTCTCGGCGGAACCCCCAGGAGAGACGTCCAACTTGCTCCAAGCCCCTGAAGGATGCAGTGGCCTTAAGAGATCGCGGCAACTTGCCCGATGTTTCTGCCTCTAAGATGGGTTCAAAATCAGGAAGGGCTCTTCTCAAAGTAAACAAACCCCAGATCCATACATTCGCTTCACCTTGGAAGGAGCTTCAGGAAATGCCCCGGAAGCATTTGTCATTGACTTACTTAGACTCCAAAGCGGTGTCTCATCTTGATCAGGAAAACAGGTTCGTGACCTTAAAGTGGTTGATTTCTCCTGTAAAAATAGCTTCCAGACCCAGAATCCTGCATGGCCAGGCGGGGAGTCGCTTTAAGGAAATCGAGATCAAATTTGACAAGCTTCATCAGGAGTATTGCTTGAGTACTGGGAAGCGGCCCAGCCTGACTTACCCGCCCGGCTCCTCAGCCGTGGATGTGTACCGAGGTGGTCCCGCAAGCCCTGGTAGCCCCCAGGGCTTAGAAGCCTACGGGCTGAGCAGCCCTCTCCGCAGATCAAAAGCTAAGAGGCTGAGTGAGGCCTTTGAAGGCCTGAGCAGAAGATCCATCAGAGAGGGTAGCTGCCTGCCGAAGAGTGGTCCCTTCCCCTCACTTTCAAAGACCGGCCCCACACACAGTCCAGGCCGCCCAGAGCAGACCGTTGACCTTGTTTGTCCAGGAAGTGATCTGGGAAAGTTTCAGAAATCGGTACCACTCAACAAAGCCATTTCACTACCCAGGGTACAACCTCTAGGCTTTGCCAGGGATCGCTACgatgatattaaagaaaaatttgacaAGCTTCATCAGCAGTATTGCCAAAAGTCACCCGAGCAGACACAGGCGCCTTCAAATAAAGCACGTGCAGCAGTTCAGTATCAAAAAGAAGGCTTCTCAGGAAAATTCAACCCAGACTCTGGCTGTCGGGGTCCCCCAAGCTTGTCATCCTCACCCCAGCAGAGTGTAAGAAGCCCCCTGGCTTCCCACACAGTTGGGGCCCCTCTACCTATAGACGCTGCTCTTGCTGCCGGGTTGGGCCATCAGGTCCCCACAAAGCGACGCCGATTATCAGACCCTCAGGTGTGCGGAGAGGGGGCCGGACCCTGGGGTTTCTCACCTGCGGGCAGAGCCGTGCCAAGGCCCGCGGAGGAGGTCGACTCTTAA
- the LOC122677653 gene encoding Holliday junction recognition protein isoform X2: MPAVPWSPSKNELRRKYLTQVDILLQDEGCLECAGYREGKDTHVTLAPSLASPTRPAQGYCGDVSEDSPGGPLQLPPSPREGDASHSCSAGLAVVPRGDGIPLQGTGGEAEDVCNATLSDLYAGMLHSMSRLLGARPSCIISTKTLIGQNWSSRRRHRCKGRMNRTSCRGGGRSRRNPQERRPTCSKPLKDAVALRDRGNLPDVSASKMGSKSGRALLKVNKPQIHTFASPWKELQEMPRKHLSLTYLDSKAVSHLDQENRFVTLKWLISPVKIASRPRILHGQAGSRFKEIEIKFDKLHQEYCLSTGKRPSLTYPPGSSAVDVYRGGPASPGSPQGLEAYGLSSPLRRSKAKRLSEAFEGLSRRSIREGSCLPKSGPFPSLSKTGPTHSPGRPEQTVDLVCPGSDLGKFQKSVPLNKAISLPRVQPLGFARDRYDDIKEKFDKLHQQYCQKSPEQTQAPSNKARAAVQYQKEGFSGKFNPDSGCRGPPSLSSSPQQSVRSPLASHTVGAPLPIDAALAAGLGHQVPTKRRRLSDPQVCGEGAGPWGFSPAGRAVPRPAEEVDS; the protein is encoded by the exons ATG CCTGCAGTGCCCTGGAGCCCTTCGAAAAATGAGCTGAGAAGGAAGTACTTGACGCAAGTGGATATCCTACTGCAGGATGAAGGGTGTTTGGAG TGTGCTGGTTACAGAGAGGGAAAGGACACCCATGTGACCCTGGCCCCGTCACTGGCCTCACCCACCAGACCTGCCCAGG GATACTGTGGGGATGTCTCTGAAGACAGCCCTGGTGGTCCACTCCAGCTGCCTCCATCACCCAGGGAGGGTGACGCCTCTCACTCCTGCTCAGCAGGCCTGGCCGTGGTGCCGAGGGGCGACGGCATCCCCTTACAAGGGACTGGTGGCGAGGCGGAGGACGTGTGCAACGCGACGCTCAGCGACCTGTACGcgggcatgctgcactccatgagcCGGCTGCTGGGCGCCAGGCCCTCCTGCATCATCTCCACCAAGACGCTCATCGGCCAGAACTGGAGCTCCAGGCGGAGGCACAGGTGTAAGGGCAGAATGAATAGAACGAGCTGCCGAGGAGGAGGGCGCTCTCGGCGGAACCCCCAGGAGAGACGTCCAACTTGCTCCAAGCCCCTGAAGGATGCAGTGGCCTTAAGAGATCGCGGCAACTTGCCCGATGTTTCTGCCTCTAAGATGGGTTCAAAATCAGGAAGGGCTCTTCTCAAAGTAAACAAACCCCAGATCCATACATTCGCTTCACCTTGGAAGGAGCTTCAGGAAATGCCCCGGAAGCATTTGTCATTGACTTACTTAGACTCCAAAGCGGTGTCTCATCTTGATCAGGAAAACAGGTTCGTGACCTTAAAGTGGTTGATTTCTCCTGTAAAAATAGCTTCCAGACCCAGAATCCTGCATGGCCAGGCGGGGAGTCGCTTTAAGGAAATCGAGATCAAATTTGACAAGCTTCATCAGGAGTATTGCTTGAGTACTGGGAAGCGGCCCAGCCTGACTTACCCGCCCGGCTCCTCAGCCGTGGATGTGTACCGAGGTGGTCCCGCAAGCCCTGGTAGCCCCCAGGGCTTAGAAGCCTACGGGCTGAGCAGCCCTCTCCGCAGATCAAAAGCTAAGAGGCTGAGTGAGGCCTTTGAAGGCCTGAGCAGAAGATCCATCAGAGAGGGTAGCTGCCTGCCGAAGAGTGGTCCCTTCCCCTCACTTTCAAAGACCGGCCCCACACACAGTCCAGGCCGCCCAGAGCAGACCGTTGACCTTGTTTGTCCAGGAAGTGATCTGGGAAAGTTTCAGAAATCGGTACCACTCAACAAAGCCATTTCACTACCCAGGGTACAACCTCTAGGCTTTGCCAGGGATCGCTACgatgatattaaagaaaaatttgacaAGCTTCATCAGCAGTATTGCCAAAAGTCACCCGAGCAGACACAGGCGCCTTCAAATAAAGCACGTGCAGCAGTTCAGTATCAAAAAGAAGGCTTCTCAGGAAAATTCAACCCAGACTCTGGCTGTCGGGGTCCCCCAAGCTTGTCATCCTCACCCCAGCAGAGTGTAAGAAGCCCCCTGGCTTCCCACACAGTTGGGGCCCCTCTACCTATAGACGCTGCTCTTGCTGCCGGGTTGGGCCATCAGGTCCCCACAAAGCGACGCCGATTATCAGACCCTCAGGTGTGCGGAGAGGGGGCCGGACCCTGGGGTTTCTCACCTGCGGGCAGAGCCGTGCCAAGGCCCGCGGAGGAGGTCGACTCTTAA